The Deltaproteobacteria bacterium genomic interval CGCTTTGGGCAATAAGTTCCACAATTTCCAGAAGTTCATCTTCCAGTTCACCTGATTTGATTAATTCATCGATAAATAGATAAAAGTCATTATCGGAAATACGCCATTCAATATGAGCCGCATCAAGTTTACCGTCATGGGAATAATCGTCTCTTGCCAAAGATAGACAGCTTGTATCAATAAGCAGTTTACGTTTTTCAAGGAGCCTTGTCTGCAATTCAATCTCTTTGTTCATGAGTTCGGCCATGTGGGTAATTTTCTTCTGTATTTCCAGTGGCGGCAGGTCGATTTCCATACTTTCCAGTATCTTTTTTGGCACCAGCGCAACCGTTTGCGCCTGCGCCTTGCCTTTAAGCTTTTTTTGAGTTTGGGGGTGATTAAGGAACCAGGCAAGGTACTGCGTCAGCGTCCCATACACATTGGGTCTTATAATATAAAAAACACCGGAGGCTATAAGCTTGTCCTTTTTGCCTTTTACAATAGCGGCAAAGTTATTTTCACCCCGCGACATAAAGAGTACATCCCCCGCCCTTACCCGGTAGTTCATCGGTTCCCTGTCAATTGAAATTGATAAAAGATCACTGCTGTCCAGTTCTCTTCTCTCATCAAAATCCCTCGACTGAATAATCTCATATTCACCGTCAATATGAGGTCTGATTTTTCCGCGGGGCTGATAGCCGATCTGAATTTGGGCAATCTCTTTTAACTGTACTTTCATCTTTTTCCTGTCAAGAAATAAAAAAGCGGGACCGCATTTGAACGGTCCCGCTTACTTTTACTGTTTTGTGGAAGGTGTTATTTTGTAAACGTATATAAAGCGCGCAGATTCATCACCACCGCCTGCGCCACCCCGGCAACCTGATTCAAGGAAAATATTCTCCATTTTACGGGCAATATCGACGTTGCCGCAGTCTCTTTCTATCCAGGCTCCTTTCTGCTCATCAACATTATGATCATTAAAAAGCCTTTCTCCCGGATCAGCAGCGATACCGCAATACCAATCGAAATTGCGACCGCCGTTTTGCGCCATAAACTGCTTGATTTCCACAATAATCAGTTGCTTTTCTGCGTAGGTCTTAAAAGCCATGCCTTTCTCCTTTCATTTTTTATACATTGAAATTAGCAACCTGTTAAAAAAAGGACCTCCTTTCCGCCGGCCCGTCCCAGGTTGACAGGAGAAAAAAATAAAGTTAAGATTTCCTCATGAGTAATGTTTGTTCCCGTCAACCCGGCTGGAACAGACAAGCCCTGTGTTGGCGCACAGGGCTTTTTTTTGCCTATTCGCTATGCCGTGCATATTTGTATATATGGCAACAAATATAGTTGTCCCCACAAGCCCTGTCAAGATCTATTTTTCTACATATTTACCCTACTTCATTACAATTTATCTTGACTGTTTTGAAGGGATGTGCCCATTGATCCCCATGCAGCTATAAATGGTCCTCCATATCCACCGATTAAAGTCAAAAAGACAAGACAGGGTACACATTTGTCAATATATATCGTGACAAATAGCCACCAATATGATACAACTAGCTCTAAATCAAACATTTTTAAGGAGTAAAATGATGAAAATTTAAAAGGTATGCGTTCATGGTATTCAGGGTAATGTCACATTAACAGTAATTTGGAGAGAAAAATGAAAACAATTAAAACATTTCTATTTGCGCTATTCTGCCTGAGTCTTTCTTATCAGTCACTCTATGCATCTGCATTAGAGCCCCTTGGAGATGAATTTCAAGTCAATACTTATAATGTAAGGCAACAGAATACGCCTGTTCTTTCTTTCGGCAAGGATGGTTCTTTTACCATAGTATGGACAAGCTGGATGTATGAAGTTCCCTGGTGGGGTCGTGGTATTTTCTCCCGGCGATTCAATGGCGAAGGCATTCCATTAGACGTTAATGAACTTCAGGTTAATACACGAACATACGGTTCTCAATATGGCCCATCGATAGTAACAGCGCCCGATGGCACTTCCATTATTTCATGGTGTACCTGGGATGGTGACGTATCAGCGCAAATTCTTGATATAAAGGGAGACCCCACAGGACCGGAATTAACCGTTTCTCCAAATGGTAATTCATGTGATGCTACATCAGCTGCCATTCTTAATGATGGCTCTTATGTCGTTGTCTGGGAAAGTATTAATTACAGTGAAAGCGGTCTGGACATTTTTCTGCAACGATTTGATAGCGAAGGCTTGCCTCTCGGATCGGAAATGCAGGTAAACACCTATACGTGGCATCATCAATCAAGCCCCGTTATTGACCAGGAACCGGACGGTTCATTCTATGTAAGCTGGACCTCTCGATATAGCAGCTACAGATATGCTCAAAAGTTTGACGCCAATGCGCTGCCTGTTGGTGATGAGTTCTACGCCCCTTCTATGAGCCATCTTTTTCCCAATGTACATTTAGCGCCTGACGGATCAAAACTTTTAATCACTTATAAAGACGATGGTTCAGGTCTTGGCGTATTTGGGCAAATGCATGATGCTGATAACACACCGAGTGGACCCGAATTTCAAATTAATATGACAACTGAAGATCATCAGGCAAACGCTAAAGTTGCTTTTTCACCTGATGGCAAGGTGGTTATTACCTGGGTAAGCTGGGGCTATCTTAACGGCGTGGAAAGAGACAGTGAAATTTTTGCCAGAATGTATCAGCTCACCCATGATAAGGATTCAGACGGCGACGGTGTCATGGATTCTGTCGATAACTGCCCCCTTACCCCGAACACCGATCAGGCCGACATGGATGCCGACGGCATTGGTGATGTCTGTGACGATTCGGACGGTGACGGCGTATTCGACGCAGTCGATAACTGCCCTGTTACCCCCAATACCGATCAGGCCGATATGGACGCCGACGGCATTGGCGATGTCTGTGACGACTCCGATGGTGACGGGATTTTCGATGCCTACGACAACTGCCCTCTTACCCCTAATACCGATCAGGGCGACATGGACGCCGACGGCATTGGCGATGTCTGTGACGACTCCGATGGTGACGGGATTTTTGACGCCTACGACAATTGCCCTTTTACCCCCAACGCCGACCAGGGCGATATGGATGCCGACGGCATTGGCGATGTCTGTGACGACTCCGATGGTGACGGGGTTTTTGACGCCTACGACAACTGCCCTCTTACCCCCAACACCGATCAGGCCGACAGGGACGCCGACGGCATTGGCGATGTCTGTGACGACTCCGATGGTGACGGGATTTTCGATGCCTACGACAATTGCCCCGACGAGGACGCAACCGGTTTCGACATAGATAACGACGGGTGCATTGACTCAGCGAGTGGTTTGATCGAATTGCTTGACACGCTTGTAAATGAGGGTGTTATAGACGCTGTACTTAGAAACAGCTTAATTGGAAAAGTTGAAAATGCTGAAAAATCGCTTGATAAAGATAATATCAATGCGGCCATAAATCAACTTAATGCCTTCATAAATGAAATCAATGCTCAACGGGGAAACAAGATTTCTGATGCGGCCGCTGACGAAGTCATTGCCTATGCCAATAGCGTGATTGAATATATGAATAGTTTGTTGCTTTAAAGAAGCAATTAACCGGATCAGGCTCTTGCAAATGAGAGGGGACAGTATTTTACTGTCCCCTCTATTAATTTAATTTTACCGTCCAATACTGAAAACAGGAGTTAAAGAAGCGGTTTAAACGATTGAACGATTTTCCCTAAGCCCTTGGATGATAATCCTTATAGATCTTTTTGAGACGTTCCGAATTAATGTGTGTATAAATCTGGGTGGTGGAAATATCGGCATGGCCGAGCATGGTCTGAACGGAACGAAGGTCTGCGCCCCCTTCCAGAAGGTGTGTTGCAAAGGAGTGCCTTAATTTGTGAGGTGAAATATTTTTGTAAATACCTGCCTTGAAAGCATTTT includes:
- a CDS encoding restriction endonuclease subunit S gives rise to the protein MKVQLKEIAQIQIGYQPRGKIRPHIDGEYEIIQSRDFDERRELDSSDLLSISIDREPMNYRVRAGDVLFMSRGENNFAAIVKGKKDKLIASGVFYIIRPNVYGTLTQYLAWFLNHPQTQKKLKGKAQAQTVALVPKKILESMEIDLPPLEIQKKITHMAELMNKEIELQTRLLEKRKLLIDTSCLSLARDDYSHDGKLDAAHIEWRISDNDFYLFIDELIKSGELEDELLEIVELIAQSGYDYLTENQKDDFNQYIWHQYYTEECGRCGAHIPWIEMFQAYEKGGFCGWCQHMMEKEK
- a CDS encoding thrombospondin type 3 repeat-containing protein, which produces MKTIKTFLFALFCLSLSYQSLYASALEPLGDEFQVNTYNVRQQNTPVLSFGKDGSFTIVWTSWMYEVPWWGRGIFSRRFNGEGIPLDVNELQVNTRTYGSQYGPSIVTAPDGTSIISWCTWDGDVSAQILDIKGDPTGPELTVSPNGNSCDATSAAILNDGSYVVVWESINYSESGLDIFLQRFDSEGLPLGSEMQVNTYTWHHQSSPVIDQEPDGSFYVSWTSRYSSYRYAQKFDANALPVGDEFYAPSMSHLFPNVHLAPDGSKLLITYKDDGSGLGVFGQMHDADNTPSGPEFQINMTTEDHQANAKVAFSPDGKVVITWVSWGYLNGVERDSEIFARMYQLTHDKDSDGDGVMDSVDNCPLTPNTDQADMDADGIGDVCDDSDGDGVFDAVDNCPVTPNTDQADMDADGIGDVCDDSDGDGIFDAYDNCPLTPNTDQGDMDADGIGDVCDDSDGDGIFDAYDNCPFTPNADQGDMDADGIGDVCDDSDGDGVFDAYDNCPLTPNTDQADRDADGIGDVCDDSDGDGIFDAYDNCPDEDATGFDIDNDGCIDSASGLIELLDTLVNEGVIDAVLRNSLIGKVENAEKSLDKDNINAAINQLNAFINEINAQRGNKISDAAADEVIAYANSVIEYMNSLLL